One window from the genome of Pyxicephalus adspersus chromosome 6, UCB_Pads_2.0, whole genome shotgun sequence encodes:
- the LOC140332475 gene encoding olfactory receptor 5I1-like — protein sequence MSVVNQSSVQEFILCGFTEEPNLQILLFALFLLVYIFTIFGNISIMGITKVDPSLNTPMYFFLHHLSFSDLCYSSVITPEMLANFLRQQKSISLVGCAIQMSIFVTFGAMECFLLGIMAYDRYYAICSPFLYSAAMNRLNCIKLVAAGYVGSVINSLVHTIGTFSLRFCKSNIIKHFYCDIPPLLNLSCSDTTINQLLLVIFGILTSWFTLIIIIISYGYIITTIIKIRSNQGRLKVFSTCASHFTAVIMFYGALFFMYFRPANTFSVGQDSVASIFYTIMIPMLNPVIYSL from the coding sequence ATGAGTGTGGTAAACCAGAGTTCTGTACAAGAGTTCATTCTTTGTGGGTTTACAGAAGAACCCAACTTACAGATTCTCCTCTTTGCCCTCTTCCTACTGGTGTACATCTTTACCATATTTGGAAACATTAGTATTATGGGTATCACCAAGGTTGACCCAAGCCTAAACAcacctatgtatttttttctgcatcatcTTTCTTTCTCTGACCTTTGTTATTCCTCAGTAATCACTCCAGAAATGCTGGCCAACTTTCTCCGACAACAAAAGTCTATCTCCTTGGTGGGCTGTGCTATTCAGATGTCCATATTTGTGACATTTGGTGCTATGGAATGTTTCCTTCTTGGTATCATGGCCTACGATAGATATTACGCTATCTGTAGTCCTTTTTTATACTCCGCCGCTATGAATAGGTTGAATTGTATTAAACTTGTAGCTGCTGGATATGTTGGTAGCGTCATCAATTCTTTGGTTCACACTATAGGAACCTTCTCATTAAGGTTCTGCAAATCCAACATCATCAAGCATTTCTACTGTGACATCCCACCACTTCTAAATCTTTCCTGCTCTGATACGACCATTAACCAGCTTCTCCTAGTTATTTTTGGTATCTTGACTTCGTGGTTCACCcttatcataattattatttcttatgGATACATCATTACTACCATCATCAAAATACGATCCAATCAAGGTCGACTTAAAGTCTTCTCCACATGTGCCTCCCACTTTACTGCTGTCATCATGTTTTATGGAGCCCTGTTCTTTATGTATTTTCGTCCTGCAAACACTTTTTCTGTGGGGCAGGACAGTGTGGCCTCAATATTTTATACCATCATGATTCCCATGTTAAATCCAGTGATATACAGCCTTTGA